The following proteins come from a genomic window of Acinonyx jubatus isolate Ajub_Pintada_27869175 chromosome C1, VMU_Ajub_asm_v1.0, whole genome shotgun sequence:
- the TTC22 gene encoding tetratricopeptide repeat protein 22, whose product MAEPEAAAEDLDALVDDLDYLPGHFHLEMQLNFEPRSPASLRARDLKLQRDGLRQELELAAAPQRPAVRHLLGAFAFYLEELDEARERFLEVAREDPGNLNAWANLVHVYGRLGQEEDEEACAGRLAGLMGLAAEGQAAGDPRLRAARCLAEQGYAHGFDVGCASPEERARVLAAGIALYDKALGYGQQIPAEEKRGWYFTMATLFIRLDGIFLELGSEEQKRLPAFNRTLALLRQVLKSSDPHHQALAWCYLGMLLERKDTFSTTPMGVHDCGYSGTDPLDCFGKAIEIAKDQPPILNRLAKIFHFLGKQDMAIGTCNMALDVLRDPELNWQAYCTRAKIHLRAYLHDLERAKMGLGGMPDRNHLACAKADLEEVVKVCPGLKTYLDIGQVYYYMGVDAVQELLAVDEAALNQALVFLAKAGESELGATLPELQLLRGKCLRIKGEDANAAACFKRAVELDDAGSSHTEGFGCLLEALLAQWSQEQLSDAELGREVDAWLRRAQGKYPAARLRQELQRVWRGHTGEVLGLARALVAQGRPALVRLLFETMEQDGEVSGVPRGRRAFSL is encoded by the exons ATGGCGGAGCCGGAGGCCGCGGCCGAGGACCTGGACGCCCTCGTCGACGACCTGGACTACCTGCCGGGCCACTTCCACCTGGAGATGCAGCTGAACTTTGAGCCTCGCTCGCCGGCCTCGCTCCGCGCCCGGGACCTGAAGCTGCAGCGGGACGGCCTCCGGCAGGAGCTCGAGCTGGCGGCCGCCCCGCAGCGCCCCGCCGTGCGCCACCTCCTAGGCGCCTTCGCCTTCTACCTGGAGGAGCTGGACGAGGCCCGCGAGCGCTTCCTCGAGGTGGCCCGCGAGGACCCGGGCAACCTCAACGCCTGGGCCAACCTGGTGCACGTGTACGGGCGGCTGGGCCAGGAGGAAGACGAGGAGGCGTGCGCCGGGCGTCTGGCCGGCCTCATGGGCCTGGCGGCCGAGGGCCAGGCGGCCGGGGACCCTCGGCTCCGCGCCGCGCGCTGCCTGGCCGAGCAGGGCTACGCGCACGGCTTCGACGTGGGCTGCGCCAGCCCGGAGGAGCGAGCGCGGGTGCTGGCCGCCGGCATCGCGCTCTACGACAAGGCGCTGGGCTACGGGCAGCAG ATCCCAGCGGAGGAGAAAAGGGGCTGGTACTTCACCATGGCCACGCTCTTCATCAG GCTAGATGGCATCTTCCTGGAGCTGGGCAGTGAGGAGCAGAAGAGGCTGCCTGCCTTCAACCGCACGCTGGCCCTGCTCCGGCAAGTGCTCAAGTCCTCGGACCCCCACCACCAAG CTCTGGCCTGGTGCTACCTCGGGATGCTGCTGGAGAGGAAGGACACCTTCTCCACCACCCCCATGGGTGTCCACGACTGCGGATACTCGGGAACCGACCCCCTGGACTGCTTTGGCAAG GCCATTGAGATAGCCAAGGACCAACCCCCCATCCTGAATCGCCTGGCCAAAATCTTCCACTTCCTAGGGAAGCAGGATATGGCCATTGGAACCTGCAACATGGCTCTAGATGTCCTACGGGATCCGGAGCTCAACTGGCAGGCATACTGCACAAGGGCCAAG ATCCACCTTAGAGCCTACCTGCACGACCTGGAGCGAGCCAAGATGGGGCTCGGGGGCATGCCTGACAGGAACCACCTGGCCTGTGCCAAGGCCGACCTGGAGGAAGTGGTCAAGGTGTGCCCAGGCCTCAAGACCTACCTGGACATTGGCCAG GTCTACTACTACATGGGCGTGGACGCCGTGCAGGAGCTGCTGGCAGTGGACGAGGCGGCGCTGAACCAGGCGCTCGTCTTCCTGGCCAAGGCCGGCGAGTCGGAGCTGGGCGCCACGCTGCCCGAGCTGCAGCTGCTGCGGGGCAAGTGCCTGCGCATCAAGGGCGAGGATGCCAACGCGGCGGCCTGCTTCAAGCGCGCCGTGGAGCTGGACGACGCGGGCTCCAGCCACACGGAGGGCTTCGGCTGCCTGCTCGAGGCGCTGCTGGCGCAGTGGAGCCAGGAGCAGCTGAGCGACGCCGAGCTGGGCCGCGAGGTGGACGCGTGGCTGCGCCGCGCCCAGGGCAAGTACCCCGCGGCGCGCCTGCGCCAGGAGCTGCAGCGCGTGTGGCGCGGCCACACGGGCGAGGTGCTGGGGCTGGCCCGGGCCTTGGTGGCCCAGGGACGGCCGGCGCTGGTGCGACTGCTCTTCGAGACCATGGAGCAGGACGGCGAGGTCTCGGGCGTGCCGCGGGGCCGCCGCGCCTTCTCCCTCTAA